One Vicia villosa cultivar HV-30 ecotype Madison, WI linkage group LG5, Vvil1.0, whole genome shotgun sequence genomic window, TGAAATTCTCTTTGGTGTGGCTGTAATTTCAACAAAGCAGTCTTCTCCATCAAGCCTGTTAGGGCAGCACAAATTGCCATGTAGAGTAATGCTCTCCCACCAGCTCTGTGCCATGGAGCCAATGAATTCCTTGATTGTCTTGATCCAGGAAACATGAACGCCAGTCCAAAAAGCCACTGCAAAATAAGAATGACACTCATCAGTCAGACGTCAGCCGTAGTCATACCGTAGGATGAGAACAGACAGAACCGTCTCAAGTTTCTAAATACCCTATATAAGTTAATATCGGTTTAACCATGGTAAAATAAATAGACGTCTTATTTAACTATACTTTAACCATCATAAATATTTCATGAGGTCTTATTTATCCACGGTTTAATCGTGACAAATTTTAAGCCACGTACAGTAATCagccttgcacgccctcaaagacggtcATGACAATAGGCTAGATCGGCCAGAGTTTCCATCATAGTTTTAAAATTATTGGGATAAGATTTTGTATACCTGCAAGCCAACCAAGCAAAAGGTGCCGATGCCAATCCATGAATGGAGGCTGTAAACATCAACCAAGTTCACCATATCATGGAACTTGAAAACGGCACATATACCAACAATTCCAAGAATTATGGCAATGAAATGAAGTGCCATGTGAACAATCTTCTGTGTTTCATGTGTGCCTGGTACTGTGTGGTAAGACATTATTGCTGCAAAAAGTTAACAGCGCCAAATCAATCACTGAACAAATATATTGGTATAGTAAAACTTGCATTATCATCTGTAGCTCTGACACCTCTAAAAAAACGTGTTCATGTATGTATCCATGTTAGACATCAACATTGGTGATTACATTCAAATTATTACAAGTATCATGTGTTCGTGTCGGTTACATGCATGTCAAGTGTCTGTAAATGTGTCGTTGATTAATTGATTATCAAATATGTATACCTACCTTGACCAACAAGGAAAATGAACCCAAAGAACATTAAAAAAGGGTGAACCTGCAGGATAGAGAAAAAATTCGGATGAAAAAGAATACGATTATATATAATTGTTGTGCATAAACAAGTAATTGAAGAACAAAAAAACTAGAAACATATATAGTGTTTATTTTATATACATTGAAAACACGAAGTGGATTATCAGAATCATATTCAATCCCCTCGCGATAATGCAGCAACCAAACAAGCAAAAGGATGATGGAAATGATGCCAAACAAGTTAGCCAAAACTGAGGTACCATAAGAAGGCATATTGCTGGTTACTACAGTATGAGACAAATGCAAGTTACTAGAGCTAGCTATATAGAACTTGTTATGACACTAAAGTTTTTGGTGCTTCTGAGTGGTGTTATTGTTCAGTCTTATaagagtttttcttttgataaagTTCATAAAAGAGAGAATTGCTTGATTCTtggttttggaattttgaatgaTGAAGAAACTTTCATCTTTAGTAAGCATCTTtggactaaaataaaataaaccaacaTAATATATGTATCTAAAGTATATATTCTTATATAATGTAAAAtggatttattttgatttgtcTACTACATATGTTATGTATTCTCTTTTTACTTTTTGTACTGGGATTGGTAAGTTATCTATACATTGTCAGAGAGTCTTAATGTATTATGTATATAAGGCTATCAACAATGGTTTCTAAATTCAACACCctattttttcactttttacacTCTACATCACCATATCTTTCTTTCACATAATAATTCAacattcatttaatttttactcactacaatggttttgtttaataaaattcaacacccaatcccaccattttaaacaatcacaacaaccaataaaattttgcaaaGTAATATATGTGGGTCCAcactttctcattcaacatgttttcaacacatattaatccacatcactttcaactctttattcaacacctcattgcacctattcaactattgaataattttttcaacaccccattgtaaatggtctaatgTGTAAATTTGTATGAATTTATGTGTAGAGATACTTTTAAACTAAATGCACACAAAAATGTAAAAAGTTGCACATACTACTAAATCTGTCATATCATATGCAATCCAATTAAGTGCTAGCTCTCTAAAGGAAAATTTGAATTTGCTTTCTGTATAAATCAAGTAATAAAAGATAtagagacaaagaaaaagaatcaAGGGtgaaattaatatttgtatgTGACCTATGAATGGTCCCTACGGTAGAATAATGAGTTAGCTTTAGAGGCAAAAGGAATCAAAGAGAGATGACAACTTCTGAGCTCTTGCATCAAGGAATCAATCTTCTTCTTGACACTAGTTAAAAAAAAGGTTAATTTACAcctgttttttattaaatttacacccattttttaaaataaaaatcgaGTGTATATTCatcgggtgagaaatgtctaacgaatatACACCCGtttaaaatcgggtgtaaatacatgCTATATTACAtccttttttaataaaaattgggtgtaaatacgttctaagTTATaccctattttaattaaaatcgggtgtaaatatttacaccctattttaataaaaatcgggtgtaaatacgttctaaattataccctattttaataaaaattgggtgtaaataCTTTATTAGTTAcaccatattttaataaaaatcaggtgtaaatACTTTATTAGTTAcaccatattttaataaaaatcaggtgtaaatacgttcttaatcgagtgtaaatatgttcttaattacaccctttattaataaaaatcaggtgtaaatacgttcttaattacaccctattttaataaaaaatatggtgtaaatacgttcttagttacaccttattttaataacattcttaattacaccctattttaataaaaatctggtgtaaatacgttcttctattttaataaaaattgggtgtaaataCATTCTtagttacaccctattttaataaaaataaggtataaatacgttcttaattacaccctattttattaaaaattatgtgtgaatatgtttttagttacaccctattttaataaaaatcggataTAAATACGTTATTTATGAatgaataaattatattatatttaatttcctttacaccctatttcatagaTTACATTACCCTAGCACATttcttttctttatatttctaCAGTCATGCTAACAAGTTATTTACAAAGCAATTAACTACTTGATTGATTTTAAGAAAGCATCTAATTTGGCAAAGATTTCGATATTGAAGAATTTCAAGTCAATTAATTAACAGAATTATCAAAACTTTGGATAAAGAACAAATGAATATTTTAAAGACCAGTACAGTGTAATAAACAAATAAGAGATGCTAGTGTTGTGAGATACTAAGAACTGTAAGTTTGGGATTTTGCGTAGGAATTGTTACACATGACAATTCCTCATTAGTCAGAGATAATTCAAATCTTTCATGATTCACGATAAGcacaaaaaacattaaaactaccACAACATCCAACATTAATTAACATCGATTGATTCACAATAAGTacaaaaaacaaaatgaaatcaCAGGAATGTAGCAAGTCATCAACCTCATCGAAATGCCGATGCCACCGATTCCAATCCCATACTTAATCGTTAACATCACCGCGGTTTTCAGCGGCAGCACGACCTTTCCTGAGCGTGTTTATGTACAATTGACAAAATCTGGAAAAGTGAATGGCACATTCAAAGAGTACTCATCAATGGAGCATTCTATTTTCTGAGACCAATGcattttaattgataaatttgAACCTCCATTAATCTGTTAAAAAACAATATTGAAAATATAATCAACATCATATTAAAACTACCCCCACTAGATTAAACAGATATAGAAACACACTATCCAAATATTCACCTCTGAAATAGTTAATGTAAATATATTTGATGTAAGATACCCTCCATTTTGAGCTGGGGTGGCACTTTGATTTTCATCCATAAATATCCATAAATACTAGTTGAGTTGAATAGGATTTTTTAGGAATATTAACCTCAACACCAACAATTAAACATTGTTAGCCAAATCATTACAGAAAAACACAAACAGATAAACcagaagaaatagaagaagattcCATAGATAAAATTTAAGTTCTTAAAGCATTAACTATACtgtgatatgaaaaaaatattgGGGAAATCGAAAACTTCAAACCAACACAAAGCAGAGAAAGTTACAAAAAGAAGAAGTACCTGGTGGCCGACAGGAATGGAAAGCAGCAATCGCAGGAGCGGTTACCGGTAACTCAGTGGAGTCTCCAAGTGCCGGAGACGCTGATAAAGGCGGTATCAAGATAATAGGAAATTCCATTTCAATTCTGTTCATCTGAAGCGGAATAAGTATCAGAAGATCACACCATCTGTACACGTATGTTTTGGAAGCTCTGAAAAACCCTTTGAAATTCAACCGTTGTGTAATTGACATGTCAAGTTGTAAACAAATGCGCATAATTTCCCAAAATTAGTCCTATTGAACCACCATAAACAACTTCTTCCTCTGTGTAAACTAATCCATTTAGCTCTTCTAGGAGGCAGCACAAGGTTTTTCCTTTAAGCTTGTTTGGATCAAGACTTCCAACCTTACACATTTCACTGCCATAAATCATAGACATATATACAATGATGTAATAATACTCATTGTAAAATAAAGAATACACACATAACACAAAATTTAGAGGCAGTTGTTGCATTAGAAACTCTAGCATCTACAAAACTGATCAAGGAGTAGAACTTCTCATATGTCAAACCTGTTGAAAGACTAGCTCCCTGCCATAAAACAAACATGTTTATTTATTAATGTACAAAATAAGATGCAACTTGAAGCAAAGGAGTAGAACTTCTTTAAGGGGTTAATTTGATGCTAGTATCGAACAAAAATGAACAGCAAGACAGAACAAATCAGCATGAACAACTATACCGAAGAAAATTGCTGCATCATTTAACATGGTAGATATCTATATCTTTTTTAAAAGCAGATACatctttattattatataattaattaataaacaacAATGAGAAATGGTTTACATacacaataaaaaatgaaataaaaacaaaaataacaatgcaaataaaataaagttagtcATCAATAGAAAATTTAGTTTTACCTAAGAGTTCCAACCTGAAGGCATAAAGACTAGTAACCATTAAAATCATAATAGTCACCAATCAAACAGTGTTTCTTGTAAGACATTTACTACTAATAAGCCATAGCCCATCACTCCATTCAAGAATTTACCTTTCAAAAAACGAAGGAAAAAAAAGTATTAGACAAGTTAATTTTAAGCATCTTAGTTCCAAACTGCTATACAACCTTGCAAGCCCATCCTTTCTAAGTATACTCACCACATATTGAATCATGTTATTGTGTCATTTTCCATTAGAGCACCAGCTTGCATATGCTTAGAAGCAACATTAAGTGGGAATATCACACTACTTGAAAATGCTCCAGTAGCTGATCCAATTGGTTTTACGTACATATTTCTCGCTAACTGTGAAGTGAAAAAGACAATCAAACAAAATTCATTAGCAAAAGTTACATTTTTCGTTCTAAGTAATTTGGATTAGTAAGATAGCATATATCAGTGTTGATATCCTGTGagacataaaagaacaatttacCACATTAGTTGTATGGTAACCTACAAACACAAAATTCAATTAGTTGAATCTAACCTGGATGCTGGAGTTGAATCAATTAGAAGTTTGTCCAGTGAATCTGGGATGCATAGCCTGTATAGAAACAAGAATAAATTTCAGGATTATTTATGCGACTCGGTtgtgaatatatatttaataaaatcattaaAATTTGCAAATCATACAAATGCTTATGTATAGACCGAAAACAGGAACAAAAGGCACCCTACCAACACCAAATCTCTTATAATAGATTAAAATCCATCCCAAAGACTAGTAATTAGAAAAGGAATTCCAGCAAAATGACAGGGAAATAACTCAAGCAAAACATTAAGATGCTCCAACAATTGTCAACCTTAAAAAGTGTGAAATTGCTATGAAACTTAATCCCGTTTACCTTTAGAACGTCATTTATGGCTTCAATAATGTGATTAAGAACCGATTCAAAACTTCAGAACCCAACAAATCATACAAAATGGAGTAAACTTAAAAGCAGTAAATAAAAAACATTGTTTCTGTGAGAAGATGGATCATTATCAAACACCAAAATAATCCGACCAAATTTATCAAACATAAGAAAATTATACTGAAGCAAACATAAGAAAATCAAAActgaagcaaaaaaaaagaaagaatccGGTTGGGACATTTCATCGAACACCTTGCGACGAGGACATTTCATCGAATTTGACGACATTGTATCTAAAATTTAAATGAGTGAACACCTTCCTTAACCTGAAATCAGCCATTAAATTCAATAAACTCTCAGCAACAAAGAAACAAACAGCCTAACAATATGCACCAGAGCAAAAAAAACAACAGGTTCGACATTAAATCACCGCAAACTAAACGGAATTTTTTCAGAAATCTAGGGCGCAAAAATTATTGATTCAAATTGCAACCTTGCTGAAGTAAATTAATCCAAAAAAATCCCAAATCGAAAGAGGCAGATCCGAGACAACAGAACAATTTCACAATTTCAAATAACAATTGTTCACTTAAATGTGGAGAATCCAGGAAAAAAATTCGTCGCTTCGTTAATCGAAACCCTAACTGGAGGAGTAGAGGAAAACGATTACCGAAGATGGAGAAACAGAAAAAGCCGTCGAAAATTGCAACCTTGATTACGAAATCGAATGCACCCAAATTAATTTACTCAACtaataaatttacacccattaatGTTCACTTAAATGCTAGGAATACCAATTTCTTGAAGCACCCTTTCCATAACAAGTCAATCCACCATATCACATGCTTTATAGAGATCTAATTGCATCATGCATCTTGGGGTACCACCCTTCCTTGAATAACCTTGGAGAAACTCATATGCAAGCATAATGTGGTAGTGTATAAATTGTCTTGGCATAAAGGTAGCCTGATTTAGGGTAATGATATTAGTAAGAACCTTGCCTAGTTTACTTGTCATAATCTTTGAGATTATTTTATAGAATGTTATACACCCTACTATAGGCTTGTAATCTTTGACATGTTTTGCATAACCTTTCTTTGGGCTCAAAGTTACCACAGTCATGTTAAAAGCCTAGTATAAATTTTCGTGTTCAAAGAAATCTTTGATGGAAACAATAACATCTTCCTTTATAATAGACCAGCAGGCTTTAAAGAATTTAGAACCACAGGCATTAGCTCTCGGGGACTTTAAATCGCCTATACCATGTAAATCACTCTCAATCTCCTTGACAGTAACATGGCTTACAAGGTATTCCCTTTGTTCCATATTAAGTTGGTGTCCCCTTCTCATAGCTTCAATATCTATATGATTCA contains:
- the LOC131607662 gene encoding probable transmembrane ascorbate ferrireductase 3, coding for MPSYGTSVLANLFGIISIILLLVWLLHYREGIEYDSDNPLRVFNVHPFLMFFGFIFLVGQAIMSYHTVPGTHETQKIVHMALHFIAIILGIVGICAVFKFHDMVNLVDVYSLHSWIGIGTFCLVGLQWLFGLAFMFPGSRQSRNSLAPWHRAGGRALLYMAICAALTGLMEKTALLKLQPHQREFHLINFLGLSILLFGVFVDITVGLVHVA